In a single window of the Arachis hypogaea cultivar Tifrunner chromosome 6, arahy.Tifrunner.gnm2.J5K5, whole genome shotgun sequence genome:
- the LOC140173488 gene encoding cystathionine beta-lyase, chloroplastic-like isoform X2 has translation MAALSVISHLVQAGEEIVAGDDLYYGTDRLLSRVIPKNGIVVKWVNTTDLNEVASAIGPRIKFVWLENPTNPRLQITDIRIC, from the exons ATGGCTGCTCTGAGTGTTATTTCTCATCTTGTTCAAGCTG GTGAGGAAATTGTTGCTGGAGATGATCTATATTATGGAACAGACAGGTTGCTGTCCCGAGTAATTCCAAAGAATGGCATTGTGGTCAA ATGGGTAAATACAACTGATCTTAATGAGGTTGCATCTGCTATTGGACCTCGGATTAAGTTTGTGTGGCTTGAGAACCCAACCAATCCTCGACTACAAATTACTGATATTCGA ATTTGCTAG
- the LOC140173488 gene encoding cystathionine beta-lyase, chloroplastic-like isoform X1, which translates to MQPNAIENGPYDYTRSGNPTRDALESLLAKLDKADRALCFTSGMAALSVISHLVQAGEEIVAGDDLYYGTDRLLSRVIPKNGIVVKWVNTTDLNEVASAIGPRIKFVWLENPTNPRLQITDIRIC; encoded by the exons ATGCAGCCTAATGCAATAGAAAATGGTCCCTATGACTATACCAGAAGTGGAAATCCCACTCGAGATGCTTTAGAAAG TTTGTTGGCAAAACTTGATAAGGCGGATAGAGCCCTATGCTTCACCAGCGGAATGGCTGCTCTGAGTGTTATTTCTCATCTTGTTCAAGCTG GTGAGGAAATTGTTGCTGGAGATGATCTATATTATGGAACAGACAGGTTGCTGTCCCGAGTAATTCCAAAGAATGGCATTGTGGTCAA ATGGGTAAATACAACTGATCTTAATGAGGTTGCATCTGCTATTGGACCTCGGATTAAGTTTGTGTGGCTTGAGAACCCAACCAATCCTCGACTACAAATTACTGATATTCGA ATTTGCTAG